The window CGACGACGCCGACCTCGAAGAACTCGTGAAAGAACACTTCGGGTCTATCGTCTCGACCACCGAAAACCGGCTGACGGCGCTCTCCACGGCGCTGTTCACCACGGGCACGGTCATCTACGTCCCGAGCGGCGTGGACGCGGAGGACGTGAAGGTGCGGACGACGATGAACGGCCGGTCGCTGTTCAACTACACGCTCGTCGTCACCGACGAGAACGCGTCCGTCACCATCCTGGAGCGACAGGACACCGGCGACGAACTGGAGTCGCGTAGCGACGCCGAACGAGCGAGCGGTGACGAACCGCGAGCAGACGACGAGCGGTACTACTCCGGTATCGTCGAGGTCGCCGCGGGCGAGAACTCGTACGTCCAGTACGGGAGCCTGCAGGACTTCGACCAGCAGACGTACAACTACACGGTAAAGCGCGGCGACGCCGACACCTACAGCACCATCAACTGGATCGAGGGCAACCTCGGGAGTCGGCTGACGAAGACCGCGGTCAGCACCGAGCTCAACGGCGACAGTTCGGAGACGCAGATCGTCGGCGCGTTCTTCGGGCACGACGACCAGCACTTCGACCTCGAGAGCGCGGTCTGGCACCGCGCCGAGCACACGACCGCCGACCTCGTCACGCGCGGCGTCATCGACGACCACGCGCGCTCCGTCTACGAGGGCACGCAGGACGTCGGCCGGGACGCCTGGGACACCTCCAGCTATCAGCGCGAGAACACGCTCATGTTGAGCGACGAGTCCGAGGCGGACGCGTCCCCGAAGCTCATCATCAACAACCACGACACGGAAGCGAGTCACTCCGCGACGGTCGGTCAGATCGACGAGGAGGACTTGTTCTACATGAAGAACCGCGCGGTTCCGCCGCAGGCCGCGAAGAACATGCTCGTCGAGGGGTTCTACGTCCCCGTCCTCGAAGAGATCGAGGTGGACGAACTCCGCGACGACCTCGAACAGCGCATCCACGAACGCCTCCAGTAGGGGGGTTTTCTTTCGCGGCCGTGCTCAGTGTCGTGAGCGACAGCAGTGTCTGAGAAGCCGAACGAGTTCGACGCGCGGGACGCGGTGGACGCGAAGCGACTCGACGGCACTGTTTAAGTTCGCGCGGGACGACCCATCGAGTATGACGGACGGACGCCGAGGTGAGCCGTGAGTTCAGTCGCCGCACGCGTGGACTCGGACGACCAGCTCGCGCGCCTCCTCCAGATCGGTATCGTGCTCGAGGAGGTCGTGGAAGCCCGCGCGTACCAGCACTACCAGCGCCTCCCCGCGGACGAACGCGACGAACGCATCGAGGAACTTCTGGCGGACGCGCGCGAGGAATCACACCGCCATCGCGAACGCCTCGAAGCGCTCGTCGACGAACTGGACGCGGACAGCATTCCGTTCGACGACATTCAAGCACTCGTGAACGCCCAGTACGCACAGACGCGCCCGGACGACTTCGACGGCGTGCTCTACGACCAACTGAACGGCGAAGAAACGGCCTACAAGTTCTACGACGACCTCATCGACGCCATCGAATCGAGCGACACGGAGTTCACCGTCTCCCGCGACGACCTCTTGGGCGTCCTCCGGGCCATCAGGCAGGCCGAAGCCGAGGGCGTCGAAGAAGTCGCGAACCTCATGGAGGATCGCGTATGACGCGGGTGGTCGGCAAATGAACCGAACGAGACGCGAGTCTCGCGTGCGCACGCGGCCCACGGGGTGGTCTGCATGAACACAGCGAATCAATACCTGAAGACGATCTTCGTCGTCCAGCAGTTAGAGGACGGCCCGGCGTCCACGGGCGCGCTCGCGAACCGCCTCGACGTGAGTCCCGCGAGCGTGAACGAGATGGTCGGAAAGCTCGAGGATCGCGGGCTCGTGGTGCACGAGAAATACAAGGGCGCGTCTCTCACGGACGATGGAAAAGCCCGGGCAGTCGAAGCGCTCGGCACGTACTGCATTCTCGAACGCTTTCTCGCGAACGTCCTCGACGTCGAGGAATACCGAGAAGAAGCACGCCAACTCGAGCCCGTCATCGACGAAACCGTCGCTGACCGCCTCGACATGATCATCGACCGCGAACCCGACTGTCCCGCCTGCTTCGATCCCGAATCCGACGCGTGTGGGAAACTCGTCGAGGAACTCGAGGGCGTGCAGGCCGACGACTAGCCGCCACACCTACACCGCTCGCCTGCAAAGTAGGCGTATGGACGACGACCTCGGCACGGCGCGCATCGTCTACGACGACCCCGGCGAGGGAACCGTCGAACGCGAACTCCAGAACGAACACATCGCGTACTTCCAGGATCACTGGATCCTGAAAGTCGACGAAGACGACGGCAAGGACGTGGTTCGACGCATTCCCGTCGAACGCGTCCACTACGTCGAACGAACCGTCGAGACCTTCGAGGACGAAGTCTCCACGCTCAAGTCCCAGGTGGAGTCGTTCGCGGACGACGTGCGCGACACACTCTTCGGCGGCCGCGACCGAACCAGCGAGTCGAGCGACGTGACCCGAATCGACGTGGAGAGCGGTGACGACACCGACCGGCAGAAATAAATCGGCGAAAGTGACTATATCGCTGGGTTCGTGCTCGGTGCATGGAGTGTCCGACCTTCGGACTGAACAGGGCGTCCGCCAGCACCACACGAAAGTCCACGGCGACCCACTCCCGAACCGCACCTGCGCGGACTGCGAGCGCGAGTTCTACGACCCGAAATCCCGCCGCACCTACTGCGACGACTGTTACAGCGAGGGCGGCGAGAAAAACGGCAACTACCGGAACGCAAAAGAAAGCGCTACGTGTGAGAGCTGCAGCGACGCGTTCGGCTATTATCCATCCGAAAAGAAGGGTGTGTACTGTCCGGACTGCGTCGAGGAATCGGATGACTTTCTGGGCACGCCGTACGCGGACATCGTCGACGCGAAGCGCGTGACGCGCTCATGCGCCCACTGCGAAAGCGATATCTCCGTACTCGAAAGCACTCGTCGTCAAGGCCAGGGGCGATTCTGTAGTAACGACTGCCTCTACGCATGGGTGCGAAAAGACGGCGACGAACCCGCCTATAACGGCGGCTGGCGGGAAGCGAAGCGCAAAGCCCTCGAACGAGACGACCACACCTGTCAAAAGTGTGGTTCCGACGCGGAAGACCTAGGACAAGAACCAGATATTCACCACAGCAAACCGCTCAGGACATACGACGACCCCGAACAGGCCCACCAACTGGAAAACCTTGTCGCGCTCTGCAAACGCTGTCACATGCGCGTCGAACACGCAAGCGCCACGCTCCCACGGCGAGCGAAGCGCTCGTCTCGCAACGCATATTAAACTGGCATCCTGATTTCGAAGTGAAGTCCCAGGGCGTCGAACGGTTCCAACAAGCTGAGAGACGATCTGGGCAACGACCAAAGCACATAGTCCCGTGGTGTAGTGGCCAATCATAGCGGCCTTTGGAGCCGTTGACGGCGGTTCGAATCCGCCCGGGACTAGTATCAATATTTTTACATTTTCTTTGGTGGGAGCGGAGTGGTTTTCCTCGCCGAGCGTGTGACTGAGGGTATGAGTGTCTTGGAGTCGTTACCGGGGCGGGCGTTGAGTATGGGTGAAGTGGCGGCGTTGAACGAGTCGGACGCGTTCGAGCTCGTGGTGCCGGTGGAGCAGGAGGAGGCGGTGCGTGCGGAGTCGATGGAGGAGGTGACGGTGAGCGAGGCGGTGGTGTTGGTGACGGCGTCGTGGGCGAAGGCGGTTGTGTTCGACGACGAGTGGTCGGTGGTGGAGTCGGTCGAGTTGGAGGACGTGGAAGACCGGACGGAGGCGTTGTTGGAGTGCGAGCACGCAATCGAGGACGCGCGGTTGCCCGGCGAGCGCGCGAACTAGCGGGTCGCGGGTTCTTTCGGGGCGTGTGGGTGGCCTGCAAAAGGCTAAAGAGCGAAACAGGCCTTCTGTTACGTAATGAGTTGTACGTATCGGATTCGAACGGAGGTGCTGAGATGGGCGTTGAAATAAGGGAATCGCCGATCTCGTCGGACGAGCTCGCGGAGATGAAGGCGTTCGTCTCGGACTATCTCGCGGCGAGCGTGGAGAACGAGGACGACGGCGGGCGGATGCGGTGGTATCCGTGGCA is drawn from Salarchaeum sp. JOR-1 and contains these coding sequences:
- the sufD gene encoding Fe-S cluster assembly protein SufD; its protein translation is MSTQLHDGITEETVRELSEERNEPEWLLETRLEALDELDSLDYPSVIQTPGRTWTNLEDLDFEALVEPHEQTEEKDLEVDADATVVPFHRALDDADLEELVKEHFGSIVSTTENRLTALSTALFTTGTVIYVPSGVDAEDVKVRTTMNGRSLFNYTLVVTDENASVTILERQDTGDELESRSDAERASGDEPRADDERYYSGIVEVAAGENSYVQYGSLQDFDQQTYNYTVKRGDADTYSTINWIEGNLGSRLTKTAVSTELNGDSSETQIVGAFFGHDDQHFDLESAVWHRAEHTTADLVTRGVIDDHARSVYEGTQDVGRDAWDTSSYQRENTLMLSDESEADASPKLIINNHDTEASHSATVGQIDEEDLFYMKNRAVPPQAAKNMLVEGFYVPVLEEIEVDELRDDLEQRIHERLQ
- a CDS encoding ferritin-like domain-containing protein, which codes for MSSVAARVDSDDQLARLLQIGIVLEEVVEARAYQHYQRLPADERDERIEELLADAREESHRHRERLEALVDELDADSIPFDDIQALVNAQYAQTRPDDFDGVLYDQLNGEETAYKFYDDLIDAIESSDTEFTVSRDDLLGVLRAIRQAEAEGVEEVANLMEDRV
- a CDS encoding metal-dependent transcriptional regulator, which gives rise to MNTANQYLKTIFVVQQLEDGPASTGALANRLDVSPASVNEMVGKLEDRGLVVHEKYKGASLTDDGKARAVEALGTYCILERFLANVLDVEEYREEARQLEPVIDETVADRLDMIIDREPDCPACFDPESDACGKLVEELEGVQADD
- a CDS encoding HNH endonuclease; this encodes MTTPTGRNKSAKVTISLGSCSVHGVSDLRTEQGVRQHHTKVHGDPLPNRTCADCEREFYDPKSRRTYCDDCYSEGGEKNGNYRNAKESATCESCSDAFGYYPSEKKGVYCPDCVEESDDFLGTPYADIVDAKRVTRSCAHCESDISVLESTRRQGQGRFCSNDCLYAWVRKDGDEPAYNGGWREAKRKALERDDHTCQKCGSDAEDLGQEPDIHHSKPLRTYDDPEQAHQLENLVALCKRCHMRVEHASATLPRRAKRSSRNAY